caccacaccgctgagagacccgtacaccacaccgctgagagacccgtacaccacaccgctgagagacccgtacaccacaccgctgagagacccgtacaccacaccgctgagagacccgtacaccacaccgctgagagacccgtacaccacaccgctgagagacccgtacaccacaccgctgagagacccgtacaccacaccgctgagagacccgtacgctgctccctgagagacccgtacactgctccgctccctcccgtcgccCGCCAGATCCACGTGACCCTCCTGGACCAtacactgctccctgagagacccgtacgctgcctgaaaccgctccctcccgtcgcccgccagatccacgtgacctcaaccATACGCTGCCCTGCCCTCAAGACCTCGCTCCGCTGAGACCCGacgctgcctgaaaccgctccctcccgtcgccCGCCAGATCCACGTGACCCTCCTGGACCAtacactgctccctgagagaccgtacactgctccctgagagacccgtacactgctccctgagagacccgtcgctgcctgaaaccgctcTCAAGACCCTCTCGCCAGAtcccacgtgacctcaagaccatacactgctccctgagagaccgtacactgctccgctgagagacccgacgctgcctgaaaccACTTCTCAAGACCCACTCGCCAGATCCCACGTGACCTCCAGACCCACCGTACGCTtgcctgaaaccgctccctcccgtccCCCGCCAGATAcatccacgtgacctcaaccATACACTGttccctgagagacccgtacgctgctccctgagagacccgtacactgctccgctgagagacccgtacactgCCCTGCCCTCAAGACCTCGCTCCGCTGAGACCCGacgctgcctgaaaccgctccctcccgtcgccCGCCAGATCCACGTGACCCTCCTGGACCAtacactgctccctgagagaccgtacactgctccctgagagacccgtacactgctccctgagagacccgtcgctgcctgaaaccgctcTCAAGACCCTCTCGCCAGAtcccacgtgacctcaaccATACGCTGCCCTGCCCTCAAGACCCGacgctgcctgaaaccACTTCTCAAGACCCACTCGCCAGATCCCACGTGACCTCCAGACCCACCGTACGCTtgcctgaaaccgctccctcccgtccCCCGCCAGATAcatccacgtgacctcaaccATACACTGttccctgagagacccgtacgctgctccctgagagacccgtcGATCCAGATCACATCCACGTGATCTCATCCCCATTCCCATAATCTTATCTAATAATTATTATTCGATTATATAAACTAATTATTTCACTCCATCATTCTTCCCCAGGCCTAGACGCGACCCTCTGCTTCCCAGACTCAGTCCACTTATTTCACTCAATTATTTCCCCAGcctttatattatacatcaATGTGTCACACTCGAACTTACTTACTTCATCTTCAAGCTCAAAAATGCTGTGCCTCCAGTAAATACATATCACCATCACAGGAACCGCCGCCATGGGCAACGCATCGAACGCATACAGGAACCACTCGCGCGTGATAATGTACCCATCAAATCCTTGGAAAAACTCTACTAGTCTGATCACAGATCTCACCAGAATCAGCATACTTGCCGCAAAAAGCACCATGTTCAGTTTGAACCAAGTCCGCGAAATCGACTTCACCAGCGGCGACTTCGCCTCCGCCTGCATCGCAAACCGCACCTCCGTTATCATAAACAGCCCAAAGATTATCAACTGCACCACCAAACCAACCGACACAATCCTGGTCCCTAGAGTTTGCTTCGACTCCGTAGCCATCATCCCTCCTCCCGTACATTGCATCATAAAACTGACAAGATCTCCTGTAACAAAAACGGCCGTGAAAAATCTCGACGGTACAAATGACAGGCTTGTGAGCTGCAGCAGCCTTAACATTCTGCCAAAGAGCATGTATATCGAAGCAGCCATTAGCGCTGGTGCCACCAACACTAAACATGACTGTACAATATACGGTCCTAATGCATTCTGGTTATTGGATGAAACTATACGAGCAAGAAACCCCACAGCCTCAAACACACATCCCAGTAACAAACAAATATGCTTACTCCAAATGCTTCTCACAACCTTTTTCTCGAGCCCACGTCTGCGGTACACGCGCCCAAGATATTGTAACTGAACAACAAGCACCACAGCACAAACTGCAAAAACTATGGCAGATACTATTGCAGCAACCTTGGAAGGTGTGTACTTATACAATTGGTAATCTCTGGAGCTCATCTTGGACCTGCTGTTTATCAAAAAGGTCTGCAAAGTTCATATCAGCAAAACCACCCACCGCCTTATATAGAGTGCAGCAGTATGGATAAGTCcacttttttttcttcaagtTTGACATCGAGGCTTAGTTGATGGGAGCCCTTTTGAAAACAACGCCCTTACCAGAACGCAAAGTATTGCCTGCGTTACACATGATAGTATGATACATTTCTTGAGGGGAAGGCTCTACAAATTCGTAATTTGTAGGCTGTACTAGTTCAATACCTACTACTGGTAATACGATCTTAATGTAACATCAGGATCTATTAGCTGAATGAAAATTTGATCAAAACAAACCTAGAAATTATTCTGGcaccaaaaaaatttcaaatcCTAAATTAGTAGCTTTTTCTCACAGCTACTGTACAGATTTTCTATATTCGAGTAGGCACCACACCAAGATCTTACCTTCCAATTTTCAGCCTTCTTAAATTCTGGGGAATCAATTGTTACAATATACCACCGCCAAACTTCTTATCAGCTCATGGTATAGCCACTTTTCATCTTGgcttgttctttttgtaACATTCTTCACTCTATGACGCAGAGAACAATTAAATGCACACAGCGACCTCacattcaaaatattccGAACTGGGGCAAAAGATTTATTCTCCGAATACGTGTACGGTTCACAAGTTCCAGGATGTTCATCTTGTGTAGCAACGCTCACTAATACTGTTACTACTTCCCCGAAACTGGTGGAATGTAATAAAAGGCCCTGCTTCACCTCCAAGATCACCCctgttatatataacacATGCTATACAATAGCATACCGCTATAtctcaacaacaacaattctCCGTGACGGGGAAAATTGATCCCCAATCCGAGGAGCGACAGGATCCatatgatattaaaaaattattaaattaataataattccTCCAACAATAAATATACTTGGGGAAAAACCTTCCTGCCATATATGGACACTTGAATACATGATTTCACCACCTGAAACCAGGTGTAAATTAATTGCAGAACCTACCAACTCTATGCCATATGAAGTTTCATGTCTGTGTCACTTCACATATACACATTCAGAATATTCAATTATGTAATGACGCTCTTGGCGTCGCGCTGCAAAATGGCTGTTGGCCCGAGACAGGCATGAATGCCATGATCCCATACTGTACTAAGACGCTCTCTCGACAGAGGTATATACCATGCACACTAATTGGCTGTTCAATTAAAACTCTGCCAGGTTGATAAACCTGCCCCGACCCACACCGCCAGCGTTGcatattaataataatccTCACCTCCAGGTTTTTACACTCTACATCTATACATATCACTTGGTGACGCAGACAAGAGTTACGGCCGAATTGATCCCATGCCACTATAGCAAGTTACGACATTCAAAAGGGTGTATATTGACATTCTATTGCGTTGGCAGCGGTTATCTATCTCGCAGAGAGCCTGCGCCCCTTCTGCTCGCTCCACTGCCACTTTCGTGCTGGCTGCAAGATCTTGGTCACCAGTAGTAGTGCTTGCTTTTACAGATTAAATGCAGTGTCCCTAACAAAGACAGAGACGTGACATCGCGCGGCCAACTACCGCTAGTATATAGGACAGGAATAACTAACCCCCCATTGCAGTAAAGAACAATCGGTTATCGCCTTGCATGGGCGAAGCCGATTGCGCCTGATCTCAGGTGACATGCTATAACGGCAATTGTCTTAAGACTTAGTAACATTGCGAAAAGTACACCCTCCATTAAAAATAGGCAGTTCAACAATTCGCTCTACCGCTACAtacatttatatatacctgGATGTTATAATTTTCATCGCAAAACCCCACGTTGTAAGTACTTCTCTCCTTAAAAACGAACAAATGATGGAGGACGGCTCACCACCCTCGAATCAAATATACTAAATGTACAACAATGGCTCTCTCATTGTGTATATTTCAAgtagatatatttatagaCAGCCATCCGGGCTTGTACGTAACAGGAAATGTTAATCAGACGCGCTAATCAAGGGGCTGGATCTGAAATCTACACTCGCCTAACACCAATGGTAATACCTACCCCTACCATTCCAAATGTGGATAGTTCAGTATTATATAACTCCTTCCTTGTCCTCTCTGGATCTCAGACGCTGCAGGTACAAGCAGACGTAATTCTAGGAGTACGAATAACTGGCTGACTGTCACATGATGTTCATTAGATGAGAACTTATATACTATACCGGGTCTCTACGTCACCTTCAACTAACTCTTTTTGCCCTGTAGATTGAGTCTTCGTGCCTGCTCTTCGTTGCTATTAGTTGGGAGTTCCCCGATTCGCTCCCCAGTTAATTTATATCTCCAATTATATCGATGCTACGGATCTGGAGTAGACGACAGGATGCAGGTTTTAACTCATATATTTAGAGCTTAGATCTAGATAAAACGATTTGGAATCACCCTTAGTTGGCTCTGTTTAGGCACCAGATCTACCCAAAGGAACGACCAGGTCCGAGTACTGTCCGAGATGTCTACAGCCAAGAAGCATTCACGACAGTGTTTACTAGAAGGGTGCTTTCAACTTAAGAAGTCTCAGATTGCATGCGACAAAAGGAAGGCAGTCTGTCATAAATACGCCAAAAGAAACATAGCATATGCTTACGAATTGAGATTTGTCTTTCAAGATGGAAGTGGCAGTAAGAAGAGGGCGTCCAAACGTGGCTTAAGATCTAAGGGCGCCGGCGGCggcagcaacaacaacaacaacagcagcagcagcagcaacaacaacgacaaGCCTCAACATAGTATTATCCCTTCACTTCCTAGCAGCTCGGCCACTCTGCACGCATCTGCCGATGAAATTACACAACATTTGGTTCTTGATCCTCCAGATCTGGGTCTTTGTGACGCTGTGCCAACTGAT
This region of Eremothecium cymbalariae DBVPG#7215 chromosome 4, complete sequence genomic DNA includes:
- the PUG1 gene encoding Pug1p (similar to Saccharomyces cerevisiae YER185W PUG1), translated to MSSRDYQLYKYTPSKVAAIVSAIVFAVCAVVLVVQLQYLGRVYRRRGLEKKVVRSIWSKHICLLLGCVFEAVGFLARIVSSNNQNALGPYIVQSCLVLVAPALMAASIYMLFGRMLRLLQLTSLSFVPSRFFTAVFVTGDLVSFMMQCTGGGMMATESKQTLGTRIVSVGLVVQLIIFGLFMITEVRFAMQAEAKSPLVKSISRTWFKLNMVLFAASMLILVRSVIRLVEFFQGFDGYIITREWFLYAFDALPMAAVPVMVICIYWRHSIFELEDEVSKFECDTLMYNIKAGEIIE